In Gemmatimonadota bacterium, the sequence ACGAGGCCCCGCCGGCGCAGCAGGCCCACCACCCGGCGCAGCGCAGGCTCGGCTGCGGTCCCCAGCCCGGGGGTGAGCCCGCTGAGTGCCCCGAGCAGCTGCTGGCCGTGGGACAGCCGCGCCCGCGCCGGGACCACCGCCCGCACCGACTCATCGAAGGCGATCAGCCCGGTCGCGTCCCGCTGGCGCAGCAGCAGCAGCGCGATCGCGGCGGTGAGCCGGCGCACGTACTCCAGCTTGGAGAGCGTGCGCCCGGCGTCCCCCGTCCAGGCCATGGACCGGCTGACGTCCACCACCAGCATGGCGCGGAGGTTGGTCTCCTCCTCATACTGCTTGACGTAGAGCCGGTCCTTTCGCCCCATGAGCTTCCAGTCCACGTAGCGCAACTCGTCGCCGGGCTGGTACATCCGGTGCTCGGCGAACTCCACCGAGAAACCCCGCCGCGGGGAGCGGTGCAGGCCGGTCAGGAATCCCTCGACGATGCCCTCCGTGAGCAGTTCCAGCCCGGCCAGCCGGGCGGCGT encodes:
- a CDS encoding DUF58 domain-containing protein, producing the protein MSTPAAAPRPLDLLDPRDAARLAGLELLTEGIVEGFLTGLHRSPRRGFSVEFAEHRMYQPGDELRYVDWKLMGRKDRLYVKQYEEETNLRAMLVVDVSRSMAWTGDAGRTLSKLEYVRRLTAAIALLLLRQRDATGLIAFDESVRAVVPARARLSHGQQLLGALSGLTPGLGTAAEPALRRVVGLLRRRGLVIFVSDLLLDRELSLRALKFLRHRGHEVLVLHVMDPAELELAGPAEARFEDPETGQGVTLRPRDWAVAYRETVTGVVAAWHRACRTSGIHYHHITTDTPFGLALRRVVGRPAGLA